A part of Ziziphus jujuba cultivar Dongzao chromosome 8, ASM3175591v1 genomic DNA contains:
- the LOC107413909 gene encoding probable methyltransferase PMT23 yields the protein MANSSSSSSSVRNLLKERTFPFLLTISVLFLSAIFLIFGNNFQYPFFSSDLQTQTRTHSVSISSPPSPTLSSKSEPNSAPGSVTPPQKKDGVPPDDVDSAPVTPPQRDDAVPANPVDDDHDHDDAVVRVDINWELCKGPLAVDYIPCLDNFKAIKALKSRRHMEHRERHCPDPSPRCLIPLPVGYKMPVPWPKSRDMIWYDNVPHPKLVEYKKEQNWVRKSGDYLVFPGGGTQFKDGVSSYIDFIEQTLPSIKWGKHIRVVLDVGCGVASFGGYLLDKNVITMSFAPKDEHEAQIQFALERGIPATLSVIGTQRLTFPDNAYDMIHCARCRVHWDANGGKPLLELNRILRPGGFFVWSATPVYRDDERDQNVWKAMLNITKSMCWKTVAKTVDSSGIGLVIYQKPDSYSCYENRKENSPPICDDKEAENSSWYVPLGSCISQLPTDSEGNLLRWPMPWPQRLNSQPPSLSGGETVQTFYKDTKYWSALVPDVYLDGLSVNWSSVRNIMDMNAGFGGFAAALVDLPVWVMNVVPVDMPNTLSFIFDRGLIGVYHDWCESLNTYPRTYDLIHSSFLFEKRSQRCEIEVIVAEMDRILRPGGYVVIQETKEMIKNLRPILQSLHWSLTLHQDRFLIGKKGFWRPTV from the exons ATGGCAAATTCctcatcctcctcctcctcagTACGAAACTTGTTGAAAGAAAGAACATTCCCATTCCTTTTGACCATCTCTGTCTTGTTCCTCAGCGCCATTTTCCTCATCTTCGGCAACAATTTCCAGTACCCTTTCTTCTCCTCCGATCTTCAAACCCAGACCCGGACCCACTCGGTCTCCATATCTTCTCCTCCATCTCCGACACTTTCTTCCAAGTCCGAGCCCAACTCAGCTCCTGGCTCTGTTACACCTCCCCAGAAAAAGGACGGCGTTCCTCCGGATGACGTTGACTCAGCTCCTGTTACACCTCCCCAGAGAGACGACGCCGTCCCTGCGAATCCTGTggatgatgatcatgatcatgatgATGCAGTGGTCCGTGTTGATATCAATTGGGAACTCTGTAAAGGTCCGCTGGCTGTTGATTACATACCCTGTCTGGACAATTTCAAAGCAATTAAGGCTTTGAAGTCGAGGAGGCATATGGAGCATCGCGAGCGGCACTGCCCCGACCCGAGTCCGAGGTGTTTGATTCCACTTCCAGTTGGATATAAGATGCCGGTTCCGTGGCCTAAGAGCAGGGACATG ATATGGTATGACAATGTTCCTCATCCAAAACTTGTTGAGTACAAGAAAGAGCAAAATTGGGTTCGAAAGTCCGGAGACTATCTTGTTTTTCCTGGGGGCGGTACCCAGTTCAAGGATGGAGTTTCTAGCTACATTGACTTCATAGAACAG ACTTTACCAAGCATTAAATGGGGGAAGCACATAAGGGTTGTTTTAGATGTTGGTTGTGGCGTTGCTAGCTTTGGTGGCTATTTGCTGGACAAAAATGTTATTACCATGTCATTTGCGCCAAAGGATGAACATGAAGCTCAGATACAGTTTGCATTAGAACGAGGAATTCCTGCTACTCTTTCAGTCATTGGAACACAAAGGCTGACATTTCCAGACAATGCGTATGATATGATTCATTGCGCAAGATGCAGGGTTCATTGGGATGCCAATG GAGGAAAACCATTATTGGAGCTGAATAGAATTCTTAGGCCTGGTGGTTTTTTCGTATGGTCTGCTACACCAGTATATCGTGATGATGAAAGAGATCAGAATGTATGGAAGG CTATGTTGAATATAACAAAATCTATGTGCTGGAAGACTGTTGCTAAGACTGTTGATTCTTCTGGAATTGGGCTTGTAATATACCAGAAACCTGACTCATATTCTTGCTATGAAAATCGCAAAGAAAATAGTCCGCCTATCTGTGATGATAAAGAGGCTGAAAACAGTTCATG GTATGTGCCTCTTGGTAGTTGTATTTCCCAACTTCCAACAGATAGCGAGGGTAACTTGTTGAGGTGGCCCATGCCATGGCCCCAGAGGCTTAACAGTCAACCTCCAAGCTTATCAGGTGGAGAGACTGTCCAAACATTTTACAAGGATACCAAATATTGGTCTGCACTTGTGCCAGATGTTTATCTGGACGGTCTTTCAGTAAACTGGTCAAGTGTGAGGAATATCATGGATATGAATGCTGGCTTTGGAGG ATTTGCCGCGGCACTTGTGGATCTGCCAGTCTGGGTGATGAATGTGGTTCCTGTTGATATGCCAAATACTCTATCCTTCATATTTGACAGAGGCTTGATTGGAGTCTACCATGACTGGTGCGAGTCTTTAAATACCTACCCTCGGACATACGATCTTATACATTCTAGCTTTCTCTTCGAAAAACGTTCACAAAG ATGTGAAATTGAGGTTATAGTCGCAGAGATGGACCGCATATTGAGGCCAGGTGGATATGTAGTGATTCAAGAGACCAAGGAAATGATTAAAAACCTTAGGCCAATCTTGCAATCACTTCATTGGTCTTTAACCCTCCATCAAGATCGGTTTCTTATTGGCAAGAAGGGGTTCTGGCGTCCAACGGTTTGA